The window GCCACCTTCTGTTCTTGAAGTTTTGATTTCCAGATATACTGACGGAAGTGGTCGGAGGCCTGAGCTATCTTTTGATAGTTTTGTCGAGTAAGGCTGACACGCGAACACCTTTTCATTAAATAGATAGGTTCTTAAGTTAACTGTGTTCTGAACTTTATGCTTTTATGGTGCAGATGTGGAATGGTTGTGAAGGTAAAACACCTGATCTCTTTTTATGAACATTTCCTTACTCATTATCTTGATTTATGCATCTTCCTGGCTTCGATGTATTTCTTCCCTCATCTCTCCTCCACTTATGGATGAAACTTTTAGACTGATCTCCAATGTTGTTTTTTCGAAAAACCTTATCTTCCAAGGTACGTGTAAGGAGAGGAAActtttgggtatgttgttgttgaaggaCAAAACAACTGGACTCACTTCTCGTCCAGTCACTTGATGacttaaggggttgtttggtatgAGGGATGGGATAGACAAAGTTATCCCACCATATATATGGGACTAATTAATACTCCTTAACCAAACGCGAGATAAAATAATCCTGCATGTTATTTAAATGACCCCTAACAGTTATAAGTGTTAACCTAGGTCGTTGTTGCAATCTTATACTTAATAGTACTGAGTTTAGAAGAAAGTGTTACAACTCAATTAGAGGTTGCTTTGCTATAATCATCTATTGGGCTACCCCAACTGATTTTAGAACTCCAACTTTAACAAGTTTATGATATCTAATTCTGAACTGAAAAAGTTAATACAATCAGCTGAAGATGAAAATCTATCTTGTACGCGTCACCAAGCTCAACTTCTCTTTATTATACTCTCTGAATACTGAAAGCTGATACATGTAGTTTGTTTGGGAGTACACTTCTAGACTAGACCAACTAGCATCATTTCTGCAGAAGTTAGCTAAATATCCTGGTGCGCCATGCATACATATGTGGTGATTCGATCCAAACCCATTCATCTAGGTGTATTTTCCTATAATGTTCCTCTAAAAAGAAACGCGATGAGATGGAATTTAACTTCACTGTCATATTTGTTCACATCTTGATGGAATTCCTTTTGTACAACTACTTGTATTTTGCCTTCACGCTAGCGTCTCTGAGTTCTCTTTTGCAATTCTCAGGGCTTGACCGAAAAGTTCAAGGAGAAGGACACGCGTTATACTGGCTCGGCGAAACTGACCTATGATGAGTTCATGACTATGATCCTACCTTTTATTGTGTCATACTAGCATGTTAGAAATTCAGTTCTtatttcatttattgtttgtttgGTGGTTTTGGAGAGAATTTCTATAGTTGATTGTTTACAATATTGTGTtcttgacattgtatatgtgtaTAAGTCTTTTCATGTCGATTCTtgttcatatgtattttgaagttcTGATTAAATCTTTATTCTATAATAATAAGAAAGCAAATGTTGCTGTTCCAAGTATGCAGATAGTATAGAAATAAATCCTTAAGGAACTGGTAAAAATTATGCAGAATACAAGTCGTCGTAAAGAAATAAATgcaatttcatatcattcatgcaaaAAGAATATTCTGTACACTGCGCCAAAGGCCTCTCTAATAGGGGTATGATCTACATACACTCTACTCTCCTCTCCTCTCCTCTCCTCGGACTGGAGACCCCACTGGGGTATAAATAACTAGATACAAACCACATGCCTTTGTTAATTCAGGTTCAAACGTTATTCTTGGTGGATATTGCAGATTGCAGCATTAATACTTTTACAATCAAACTCCATAGTTTTCATCCAATTCTCGAAGTCTCCAATTTCCTGTgccaaaaaatattaatattgaagCTGCATATATCAACAATGTATATATGAGTAACATATCTATGTTTCTACAAGATTGGATCATAACGTCACACGAAGCGTCAATATGAAAAAAATCTGAACAGTTTCCACTGCATAGAAGCATCTCGTTTCTAGAGAAACAAGTAAGCCTCAGCCCCGTCTAGCTGTGGATGGCTAGAGAAACAATACAAGTCGATGCATGAAGCGTCCGGCATTTATGCAGGAACAAGGAAAAGGTTGCGCCCCAAGGGGCGTGATGTAGGCAGCCTACGACTCACTACGTAGGTTTAAGGAATGCAGGATAATATGTAGGCAGCCTGTTCAATAGCAAAGAATGCAAATAAGGATTATTTGTTGCGAAAGAAAGTTAACACTCTGGCTGGGGTAAAACCAGAGAATATGATCAAAGAGGATCGAGATTTATCAGATTGCCAAGCTCTTGGTGTTGATTCCTTTGACGCCGTCACAAAATATGGCATTTAACATCATTAACAAGAAGATCACTGCAGGCCTAATGAAGGTGTTACCAAACGTGTATGAGAAGCCATCTGCTTCAAATAAAGTCTATTTAATCCGTTGATTTAGCTCAGTTGAGTTCTATTGACATAACATTCAATGACAAAGTCGGTGCACCAACTATCATCTCTACCACAGAGTTGGTCCGCCACAATAACTGTACTCAGCAGTTCATCGAGAAACACAAAACTCAAATTGGTATTTATCCTAAGTGAAGATATTCACCCAAGAGAATCAAGTGATCTCCAGGATCTACTTTGAACACCGAAAGCAGCCAAAAATGACAAAAGTCATGGTCATGGTAGATCAAGGTCAAGAAGACTCGAAGTCTCTCAAGAATCGCAAAGATATTATTTATTGGAATTGCAATAACAATTAAAAAGGGCCACACCATTATTCAGTGTAGAGAGCCTAAGAAGCAGAATAAAGATCAACGACAAGAATGATAAGTCAGCGGATGTAACTGCTGAACAAGTTGGTGATGCGCTAATTTGATGCTCAAACAGTCCAGTGGAATCTTGGATTCTAGAGGTGCATCTTTCTACTCTACTCATGCAAAAAATTATTGCATAGCTATGTTGCTGGGACATTCGAAAGGGTTAATATAGCAGATAATGAACCCTTAGAAATTGTCGGGAACAATGAAGTGCATATAAAGAAGGCATAAGGGATGATGCCGAAATTGCAAATTATCATACATGTTCCTGACCTCAAGAAAAATCTAATATGCATGGGTCAGATTAATAGTGAGAAGTACACAGTAGTATTCAGTAACGGATCATGGAAGATGAGTAAATTTGGTTGTGGCATGAGGCTCTAAGAAGGAACACGGTAACTGCACTATAGAGAGATACTGTAGCAGTGGTTGACCATGATCGAGACTCAGATTGAGGTATTGGAGGGTTGGGCACACGAGTGGGAATGAAGCTGCTAACAACTAAAGAAAAGTCACCAAAGCTCAGACATGATGAGCTAGGTTTGTGCGAAGATTGTATTTATGGGACacaggagagagagagagtttctCAAAAGGTGGGAAAGACgccaaagaaaaaaaagttagaacTCGTGCATACTGCTGTATAAGGATCCGCTCCTCTAAATTCTCTCGGAGACTAGAACTAGTGCATACTGCTGTACAAGGATCCGCTCCTCTAAATTCTCTCGGAGACTCACGTTATTATGTCACCTTTATTGATGGTTCCACGAGAAAGTTGTGggtttattttctgaaaaatatagCAGATTTTTTTGTTATATCTAAAAGATGGAaagctgaagttgaaaatcagacaAGCCTAAAGATAAAATGTAGGCAGTCCGACAATGGAGGAGAGTATGATAGTCAAAAGTTCAAAGCGCTTTGCACTGAGAATGGGATCAGAATGATCAAGACAGTTTCCGAAACACCAGAACAAACTGGTGTAGCACTTCATGCTTCATAATTGAACGTGAGAATAAATGTTAAAAAGTCGATCCAACATTTCGCGATGGGCTCATGTTTTATAACTGAACTTCCTAGTTCTACAAAAATaaactgaattttttttataacggTGATATCCGAGTACTATACCGGACGCGTGTGAGCTGCTACCTCCCACCAAGCTAACTTAACTACCTACTAACTTTGTCCACAAGACTTTACACAGACAGAAcaaaatcacctagtgttttctACTCAGCGGAATTTGAACAAGGTGATATCTATTGTAGCTGAATGTTAGGGCCTATAAGCTACATATTCATCAGATATATTCAATCTTGAAAAACATAAACACAAATAGCAATATGTACTGACCTTAATTGCAGTATTGATGGAGTGTGAAGCAGCAAGCCACTGATCAGTTTGCTTTCCAAATTGCAAAATACTTGCAGCCAAAGCACGAATTTCCATTTCGATTCTCTTTTGCATTACAAAAGCTTCTTGCACTTCTTTATTCACAGAGTCCACTAGCAGCTCCGAAACCCGTGTCGCACTGCGAATTGCATCCTTCTTTGCCTTCTCTGAACCAAACTCAAGATACCAACAACCCAAATTTGTCAAATTTGAGTACCCACAACCCAGTTCGTGAAATTCAGGATACCCacaacccaacaacaacaacatactcagtatagTCCGACAAAGAGGGGTCTAGAGAGGGTAGAGTGCGTGTAGACCTTACTTCTACCTCAAAGGTAGAGATGTTTatgatagaccctcgactcaagaaaaataattcaaagcaGTCTAGAAAGAGAATAAACAAAAGTGAAAGCATCACAAAGCATACTGTACAGtcaaataatacgataataaagtACAAGAAACATCATCGGATAATAATAGAATTCCAAGGAAAAAAGAACTACTGAGGCGATACAACGACATCCAACAATTGAAgtacaagaaacaaaaaataataccagAACGAAGTACAAGAAACTAGCAATATCTACTAACATCCTATCCTAATATGTGTAGTCCACCACTTCCGTCATGCCTTCGATAAGCTGAAGCTATTATCTACTAACCTTCCTATCCTAATCCTTGTCATCCACAACTTCCATCATTTCCTAGGTCTCAAACTACAATCCACTAACCTCCTATCCTAATACGTGTCCTCCACAACTTCCGTCATGTCCTTGGTAAGTTGAAACTACTATCTACTAACCTCCTATCCGAATTTGAGTCATCCACAACTTCcatcatgtcctcggtgagctccataatgtcctcggtaagctgaaaCTACTGTCTACTAACCACCTATCCTAATCCTTGTCGTCCACAACTTCcatcatgtcctcggtaagctgaaaCTACTATCTACTAACCTTCTATTCCAATCCTTGTCATCCACAAATTCCATCATGTGCTCGATAAGCTGAAGCTACTATACTAACCTCCGATTCTCGTCAAGCTGGAACTGTATCACATACCATCTGATCACCTCTCccatatttcttcggcctacctctatcTCTCCTAAAACCCTCCATAACCCACAACCCAATTCGTAAAATGGAAGAAACCCGGAAACCAATTCAGTAAAATTCGAGCAACCCACAAACCAATATTGTAAAATTCGAGCAACCCACAACCCAATTTCGTAAAATGCAAGAAACCCACAATCCAATTTTGTAAAATGCAAGAACCCCACAACCCAATGTTGCTAAATTTGAGCAAATCACAACCCAATTCGCAAAATTCAAGAAACCCATAAACCGAATTTGCAAAATTCAAGAAACCCACAACCCAATTTGGTAAAATTCAAGAAACCCAGAACCCAAACTTCTAAGTTCCAAACTTTACACGCAACGAAATgcagaaaaaacaaacaaaaaagataAGTGGTATTAGTGAGTGACCGGTGGATTGACGGAGGTTGAGAGAGGAAGAATTGTGGGAGTTGATGATTTGAATGAGTGAAGCTTCTAAACCATAACCATCTACGTGCTTCGATCGATCCATCTACACTGCAATGCCACTCACCTCAATGGAagaaaatttataaatgaaatgtTGATAATGATTGGCTTCCGTTGTGGACAATATTTGATAAATTGAGGTTGAGATCGTTTAATATGTTTGAAAGAGATACTGAGATGAATGTGTGAGTATATTACAAAGAGATCAAATTAAGTTTGAAATAAGTTAAAAGAGTGATCTTTATGCTGGACAAGACCAGGGAAATGAGGCTGAGGTGGTTTAGATGTACAAAGAAGAGATGTCCAGTAAGAACGTGCGAGATGT of the Capsicum annuum cultivar UCD-10X-F1 chromosome 11, UCD10Xv1.1, whole genome shotgun sequence genome contains:
- the LOC107847794 gene encoding biogenesis of lysosome-related organelles complex 1 subunit 1, coding for MDRSKHVDGYGLEASLIQIINSHNSSSLNLRQSTEKAKKDAIRSATRVSELLVDSVNKEVQEAFVMQKRIEMEIRALAASILQFGKQTDQWLAASHSINTAIKEIGDFENWMKTMEFDCKSINAAICNIHQE